Proteins encoded in a region of the Nicotiana tomentosiformis chromosome 9, ASM39032v3, whole genome shotgun sequence genome:
- the LOC138899155 gene encoding uncharacterized protein: MDRIFGGKCLNVEMQLNTKLYGNQEWAHLYFGLTIRQVWKFARHIIENIKPPVLTIELNKPFWIMEARGNFTVMSAWDYFQRRREPNTVFRNIWVKGLPFKIAFFMWKVIIKVWTVQVVPRLKPVFHALPSIIVWELWKRRNCYKHGDVITVTKVIWELPEHDCVKINTDGASRGNPGRSSIGFAIRDSEGDMRYARGKEIQEVTNIEAEANVILEAVKHCVQYGYFNILIQTDSLLMKNVVDGTWESPWAVDVYVEEIKEYMRSCNCRISHIMREVNKLADYLANYALDNGDYEAHNFAQLETQGKRIVNTDKMQCPYLRIIVDMI; encoded by the exons ATGGATCGCATATTTGGAGGTAAATGCTTGAATGTAGAGATGCAATTGAACACCAAATTATATGGCAACCAAGAATGGGCTCATCTCTATTTTGGTTTGACAATTAGACAGGTTTGG AAGTTCGCAAGACATATTATAGAAAACATCAAACCTCCAGTGCTTACTATTGAACTGAATAAGCCATTTTGGATAATGGAAGCAAGGGGAAACTTCACAGTTATGAGTGCATGGGATTATTTCCAAAGGAGAAGGGAACCTAATACTGTTTTCAGAAACATTTGGGTCAAGGGTTTACCTTTCAAGATTGCATTCTTCATGTGGAAG GTGATAATCAAAGTTTGGACAGTGCAAGTTGTCCCTCGACTAAAACCCGTGTTTCATGCATTACCTTCTATCATTGTATGGGAGCTGTGGAAGAGGAGAAATTGCTATAAACATGGTGATGTCATTACA GTAACTAAGGTCATTTGGGAGCTACCTGAGCATGATTGTGTAAAAATCAATACAGATGGGGCCTCAAGGGGTAACCCAGGTAGAAGCTCAATTGGTTTTGCAATAAGAGACAGTGAGGGTGATATGAGATATGCGAGGGGAAAGGAGATTcaagaggttacaaatattgaggCAGAAGCTAATGTTATTCTTGAAGCAGTAAAACATTGTGTACAATATGGATACTTCAATATCCTAATTCAAACAGACTCATTGCTGATGAAGAATGTGGTGGATGGTACATGGGAGTCGCCTTGGGCTGTTGATGTATATGTGGAGGAGATTAAGGAATATATGAGAAGCTGCAATTGTAGGATATCACACATCATGCGAGAGGTCAATAAGCTAGCTGATTACCTAGCCAACTATGCACTGGATAATGGGGATTATGAGGCTCACAACTTTGCACAACTGGAGACACAAGGGAAGCGAATTGTTAATACTGATAAGATGCAATGTCCATACTTACGTATAATAGTAGACATGATATGA